A genomic segment from Pseudomonas sp. M30-35 encodes:
- a CDS encoding ABC transporter substrate-binding protein, with the protein MRLKTRNEITVALLLAGCISSPGAMAQQKLTVALYGGNWGEAFLSCVAEPFTRETGIAVAAEIGTSTTTLAKLQQQKDSPTIDVAWMDGGISELAYAAGVLADLDPTAIPNLRNVLDQAVYSSDGHTFAVSSGFYSLGLTYNTKEVPQAPTSWKDLWKPEFAGAIALPSPANSSGVPFVFFLADVWDVDPADLAPLYSKLGALDTALFFDSSGAATNAFQSGEAIIGAHFNVGAWDLIDKGVPIGFTIPEEGVWATDARLHLIKGARNNKAAEQFINTALTQEASSCLASKLYLGPAVKGVTVSADVARKLPWGVNGSIDNLRLFDWGQINARRADVTDDWNRKVIGN; encoded by the coding sequence ATGAGACTGAAGACTCGTAACGAAATCACAGTCGCGCTCTTGCTCGCGGGCTGCATCTCCTCACCAGGCGCCATGGCCCAACAGAAACTAACCGTTGCGTTGTACGGCGGCAATTGGGGCGAAGCCTTCCTCAGCTGCGTCGCCGAGCCCTTCACCCGCGAGACCGGGATTGCAGTAGCCGCGGAAATCGGCACCTCGACCACCACCCTGGCGAAACTCCAGCAACAGAAAGACAGCCCGACCATCGACGTGGCCTGGATGGATGGCGGCATCAGTGAACTCGCCTACGCAGCAGGCGTACTAGCCGACCTCGACCCGACAGCCATTCCCAACCTGCGCAACGTGCTGGATCAAGCCGTCTACTCCAGCGACGGTCACACCTTTGCCGTCAGCTCAGGCTTCTACTCACTTGGCCTGACCTACAACACCAAGGAAGTACCCCAGGCACCCACCAGTTGGAAAGATCTGTGGAAACCGGAATTCGCCGGAGCCATCGCCCTGCCGTCGCCCGCCAACTCGTCCGGCGTGCCATTCGTGTTCTTCCTGGCGGACGTCTGGGACGTGGACCCGGCCGATCTCGCGCCGCTCTACAGCAAGCTTGGAGCGCTGGACACGGCGCTGTTCTTTGACAGCTCGGGCGCCGCGACCAACGCCTTCCAGAGTGGCGAAGCAATCATCGGTGCCCACTTCAACGTCGGCGCCTGGGACCTGATCGACAAGGGCGTCCCCATCGGCTTCACCATCCCTGAGGAAGGCGTCTGGGCCACCGACGCGCGCCTACATCTGATCAAGGGCGCGCGCAACAACAAGGCAGCAGAGCAGTTCATCAATACCGCACTGACCCAGGAAGCTTCCTCTTGCCTTGCCAGCAAACTCTACCTGGGCCCCGCGGTCAAGGGCGTGACCGTGTCCGCAGACGTGGCCCGCAAGCTGCCATGGGGCGTGAATGGTTCCATCGACAACCTGCGACTGTTCGATTGGGGCCAGATCAACGCGCGCCGCGCGGATGTCACCGATGACTGGAACCGCAAAGTCATCGGCAACTAG
- a CDS encoding ABC transporter permease, with product MITRLLIRLISWAVLGYMLLPLVVILGASVTASSFLAFPPQGWTLDWYRQMLGDPSYVASFATSTVLALAATVVAVLLSVPAALAVARYEFAGKGTIVAALTSPLVFPHIVLGAALLQFGGYFGLTRSFLALLIGHTIIVSPFVLRSVLSMLTPEQRALEEASSDLGAPPWATFWLVVLPQIRPGLVTGSIFAFIASWINVELSIFNTTPDLNTIPVKLFNYVQYTVDPTIAAASGATILVVVVAVIALDLCIGLDLLSERK from the coding sequence ATGATCACTCGCCTGCTGATTCGACTGATTTCCTGGGCCGTTCTCGGTTACATGCTGCTGCCGCTGGTGGTGATTCTCGGCGCGTCTGTCACCGCCTCGTCGTTTCTCGCCTTCCCACCCCAGGGCTGGACCCTGGACTGGTATCGGCAAATGCTCGGCGACCCGAGCTACGTCGCCTCCTTTGCCACCAGCACCGTGCTCGCCCTGGCGGCGACAGTCGTCGCGGTGCTGCTCAGCGTGCCTGCCGCGCTGGCGGTGGCGCGCTACGAGTTCGCCGGCAAAGGCACGATCGTCGCCGCCCTGACCTCGCCGCTGGTGTTTCCGCACATCGTGCTGGGTGCGGCGCTGCTGCAATTCGGTGGTTACTTCGGCCTGACCCGCAGCTTTCTCGCGCTATTGATCGGCCACACCATCATCGTTTCGCCCTTCGTTCTGCGCTCGGTGCTGTCCATGCTGACCCCTGAACAACGCGCCCTGGAAGAAGCCTCCAGCGACCTGGGCGCCCCCCCGTGGGCAACCTTCTGGCTGGTGGTCCTGCCGCAGATTCGGCCGGGGCTCGTCACCGGGTCGATCTTTGCCTTCATCGCGTCGTGGATCAACGTGGAATTGTCGATCTTCAACACCACCCCGGACCTCAACACCATCCCGGTCAAGCTCTTCAACTATGTGCAATACACCGTCGACCCGACGATCGCGGCCGCTTCCGGCGCCACCATTCTGGTTGTCGTGGTGGCCGTCATCGCCCTCGATCTGTGCATCGGTCTCGACCTTTTGTCAGAACGCAAATAA
- a CDS encoding ABC transporter ATP-binding protein → MSVLLSIESVCKSFGAFQVLDDIHLDIEQGEFIVLLGPSGCGKTTLLRSIAGFLQPDSGSIVIEGQDVSRLPPYRRPLNTVFQNYALFPHMSVLENVAYGPRRQGIKRSEARELARQALALVGLEALEERFPRGMSGGQQQRVALARAIVNRPKLLLLDEPLSALDMKLRKRMQLELKHLQAKLGIAFIFVTHDQEEAMTIADRIVVMNAGRLEQVGSSSAIYSAPASRFVADFIGEANLIDYRAAGAGEIRLTVGDQPLSCGGRDIPPQGVAILRPEHLQVLDTANPESACCKLAGTVTDIVTVGSHTLIHTLVNGQAIVARTMGFPRADLVVGGAVHLAFNPAHLHLVGEPV, encoded by the coding sequence ATGTCAGTTTTGTTGAGCATAGAAAGCGTCTGCAAAAGCTTTGGGGCCTTCCAGGTATTGGACGATATTCATCTGGACATCGAGCAGGGCGAGTTCATCGTCCTGCTCGGCCCCAGCGGCTGCGGCAAGACCACCCTGCTGCGCTCGATCGCCGGCTTCCTGCAGCCGGACTCCGGCAGCATCGTGATCGAGGGGCAGGATGTCAGCCGCCTGCCACCCTATCGCCGCCCGCTGAATACGGTCTTCCAGAACTACGCGCTGTTTCCCCACATGAGCGTACTGGAAAACGTCGCCTACGGTCCAAGACGCCAGGGCATCAAGCGCTCGGAAGCGCGCGAACTCGCTCGCCAGGCACTTGCATTGGTCGGCCTGGAAGCACTGGAAGAGCGTTTTCCCCGGGGGATGTCTGGTGGGCAGCAGCAACGCGTGGCACTGGCCCGCGCTATCGTCAATCGGCCAAAGCTGCTGTTGCTCGACGAACCGCTCTCGGCGCTGGACATGAAACTGCGCAAGCGCATGCAGTTGGAGCTGAAGCACCTCCAGGCCAAGCTCGGCATCGCCTTCATTTTCGTCACTCATGATCAGGAAGAAGCGATGACCATCGCCGACCGCATCGTGGTGATGAACGCCGGGCGCCTCGAGCAGGTCGGCTCAAGCAGCGCGATCTACAGCGCACCAGCCTCGCGCTTCGTCGCGGACTTCATCGGCGAGGCCAACCTTATCGACTATAGAGCCGCCGGTGCCGGTGAAATCCGCCTGACGGTCGGGGACCAGCCGCTTTCCTGCGGAGGCCGGGATATCCCGCCACAGGGCGTGGCCATCCTGCGGCCCGAGCACCTGCAGGTGCTGGATACGGCCAACCCGGAGAGCGCCTGCTGCAAGCTGGCCGGAACGGTGACGGATATCGTCACCGTCGGCAGCCATACCCTGATTCATACCTTGGTCAACGGGCAGGCGATCGTCGCCCGGACTATGGGCTTTCCACGCGCCGATCTGGTTGTTGGTGGCGCCGTGCACCTGGCTTTCAACCCAGCCCACCTGCATCTGGTGGGGGAGCCGGTATGA
- a CDS encoding proline racemase family protein — MRMQDTFDVIYTHTEGEPLCIVHSGIPYPAGSSILEKRAFLEQNYDWLRKALMQEPRGHKDMFGVFLTPPSSREFDAGLIYMDGSVYSHMCGHGTIAVSMAMVALGLVPRGADGITKIRFETTAGLVVAEVASEGDKVLWTRFENVPAYVAAQDIPVHLPGYGELKADLVWGGNYFGIIDLSDCALRISPENGSELSRLGLLAREQIQKQLKIQHPTEAHINDLNFITFWHPATIEGAFYKNVHVFSAGQLDRSPGGTGTSAMMAMFEARGRLGLNQPILSEGLLGSGTFEGCLLGEVDLNGTRALRPTVKGTASILGTSRWVIERNDPIGAGFVVN; from the coding sequence ATGCGCATGCAAGACACGTTCGATGTCATCTATACCCATACCGAAGGCGAACCCCTGTGCATCGTGCACAGCGGCATTCCCTACCCGGCCGGCTCCAGCATCCTGGAGAAACGGGCCTTTCTCGAGCAGAATTACGACTGGCTGCGCAAGGCGCTGATGCAGGAGCCGCGCGGCCACAAGGACATGTTCGGGGTCTTCCTCACCCCGCCGTCCAGTCGTGAGTTCGACGCCGGCCTGATCTACATGGACGGCAGCGTGTATTCGCACATGTGCGGCCACGGCACCATCGCAGTGAGCATGGCGATGGTCGCCCTGGGCCTAGTGCCACGCGGCGCCGATGGCATCACCAAAATCCGCTTCGAAACCACCGCGGGCCTGGTCGTGGCCGAAGTGGCCTCGGAAGGCGATAAAGTGCTCTGGACCCGCTTCGAGAACGTGCCGGCCTATGTCGCCGCGCAAGACATCCCGGTGCATCTGCCCGGCTATGGCGAGCTGAAGGCCGACCTGGTCTGGGGCGGCAACTACTTCGGCATCATCGACCTGAGCGACTGCGCGCTGCGCATCAGTCCGGAGAATGGCAGCGAACTATCGCGCCTCGGCCTGCTGGCCCGTGAGCAGATCCAGAAACAGCTGAAGATCCAGCACCCGACCGAGGCTCACATCAACGACCTCAACTTCATCACCTTCTGGCACCCGGCGACCATCGAGGGCGCGTTCTACAAGAACGTCCACGTCTTCAGCGCCGGCCAACTCGACCGCTCCCCCGGCGGCACCGGTACCAGCGCCATGATGGCTATGTTCGAGGCGCGGGGCAGACTCGGCCTGAACCAGCCGATCCTATCCGAGGGCCTGCTTGGCAGCGGTACCTTCGAAGGCTGCCTGCTCGGCGAGGTCGACCTCAACGGCACGCGCGCCTTGCGCCCAACCGTCAAGGGCACCGCCAGCATCCTCGGCACCTCGCGCTGGGTGATCGAGCGCAACGACCCGATAGGCGCTGGTTTCGTGGTCAACTGA
- a CDS encoding ABC transporter permease: protein MKRPAPILMLSAALAFFTAFFLAPFAVVIFASLTTATDQAFTLEHYVRVLADQYHWDVILVTFRIAALTTLVSLLLGYPLAWYLVRVVKWRAWRRACVILLVVPMFTSNIVRSFGWMVLLGRNGLVNQSLLETGLVDTPVRFLGTELGILIGMVYILLPFTVLAAGNALAQVDPGYEQASEDLGASPRATFFHVVLPLTMPGVISGSIMVFTLAASAYVTPALLSGGRISVLSMLIFQQYSSVFDFNYGGALSVVLLVFTLVMIGLAGRAGSVRGSGQ from the coding sequence ATGAAACGACCGGCCCCGATCCTGATGCTCTCCGCGGCACTGGCGTTTTTCACCGCGTTCTTTCTCGCGCCGTTCGCCGTGGTGATCTTCGCCAGCCTGACCACGGCGACCGACCAGGCCTTTACCCTCGAGCACTATGTCCGGGTGCTGGCCGATCAGTACCACTGGGATGTCATTTTGGTGACCTTTCGCATCGCCGCGCTGACCACCCTAGTCTCTCTGTTGCTCGGCTACCCGCTCGCCTGGTACCTGGTGCGCGTGGTCAAGTGGCGCGCCTGGCGCCGCGCCTGCGTGATCCTGCTGGTAGTGCCGATGTTCACCAGCAATATCGTCCGCTCGTTCGGCTGGATGGTGCTGCTGGGGCGTAACGGCCTGGTCAACCAGAGCCTGCTGGAAACGGGCCTGGTGGACACGCCGGTGCGCTTCCTGGGCACCGAGCTCGGCATCCTCATCGGCATGGTCTACATCCTCCTGCCATTCACCGTGCTCGCCGCAGGCAATGCCTTGGCGCAGGTCGACCCGGGCTACGAACAAGCCTCCGAGGATCTCGGCGCCAGCCCACGGGCCACCTTTTTCCACGTCGTTCTGCCGCTGACCATGCCGGGGGTCATTTCCGGCTCGATCATGGTGTTCACTCTGGCGGCCAGCGCCTACGTGACCCCGGCGCTGTTGTCGGGCGGACGCATTTCGGTGCTCTCGATGCTGATCTTCCAGCAGTACAGTTCGGTCTTCGACTTCAACTACGGCGGCGCGCTGAGCGTCGTGCTGCTGGTCTTCACCCTGGTAATGATCGGACTCGCCGGGCGTGCCGGCAGTGTCCGCGGGAGCGGCCAATGA
- a CDS encoding MFS transporter produces the protein MTALGDSSPTTERLQVHADAVERCAGAREWIGLGLLALPTILLGLDLTLLHLALPALAVDLRPTSAQALWIVDIYGFMIAGLLITMGTLGDRIGRRKLLMVGAAAFGVASVMAAYSTSANMLIAARAVLGVAGATLMPSTLALISNMFARPEQRALAIGVWATMFALGMAAGPVVGGILLEYYGWGAAFLVALPVVALLLVAAPFLLPEYRAPQQGRLDLPSVALSLLALLPIVYGIKQLAKDGIGAGATLIIVGGLVFMTLFIRRQRQLSSPLIDLGLFSSRAFSVALLVLLVGLVGVGGTMLLVTQYLQLVVGLSPFEAGLWMGPPALAMLVAGITAPLLARRVRPGYVIAGALGLSVVGYLMLTQLDHAPHGIVLVTASFSLVYLGLGTIAALGTDLVVGAAPAEKSGSAAAMSETVQELGLAVGIATLGSLTTSLYRIRMTDQVSVPMAQDVQRAVSDSLAGAKSVLQELPAGMLEQAQAAFMVGFNVAAATSAISIAILAGLAAITLRHIGVGGELTK, from the coding sequence TTGACTGCACTTGGCGATTCATCCCCCACTACCGAAAGGCTTCAGGTGCATGCTGATGCCGTCGAGAGATGCGCGGGTGCCCGCGAATGGATTGGGCTGGGCCTGCTTGCGCTGCCGACCATTCTGCTCGGGCTTGACCTGACGCTGTTGCATCTGGCGTTGCCAGCACTGGCAGTGGATCTGCGTCCGACGAGTGCGCAGGCACTCTGGATCGTCGATATCTATGGCTTCATGATTGCCGGCCTTCTCATCACGATGGGAACGCTGGGTGATCGCATCGGGCGGCGCAAGTTACTCATGGTTGGCGCGGCCGCTTTCGGGGTTGCCTCCGTGATGGCGGCCTATTCGACCAGTGCCAATATGCTGATTGCCGCGCGTGCCGTGCTGGGTGTGGCGGGTGCGACGTTGATGCCATCGACGCTGGCGTTGATCAGCAACATGTTTGCCCGTCCCGAGCAGCGCGCGTTGGCCATTGGGGTGTGGGCGACGATGTTTGCGCTGGGCATGGCGGCTGGCCCCGTGGTGGGTGGCATCCTGCTTGAGTATTACGGATGGGGGGCAGCATTTCTCGTAGCGCTGCCGGTCGTCGCGCTTTTGTTGGTGGCTGCGCCGTTTCTCCTGCCAGAGTACCGTGCTCCGCAACAAGGGCGGCTGGATCTGCCCAGTGTCGCGTTGTCGTTGCTTGCCTTGCTGCCGATCGTTTACGGCATCAAGCAGCTCGCGAAAGATGGGATAGGGGCCGGTGCCACGCTGATTATCGTGGGAGGACTGGTCTTCATGACGCTGTTCATCCGGCGGCAGCGCCAATTGAGCAGCCCTTTGATCGACCTCGGCCTGTTCTCCAGTCGGGCATTCAGCGTTGCCTTGCTGGTGCTCTTGGTTGGCCTGGTCGGTGTCGGCGGTACGATGTTGCTAGTGACCCAGTATCTGCAATTGGTGGTGGGCTTGTCACCGTTTGAGGCTGGGTTATGGATGGGGCCACCAGCACTCGCCATGTTAGTGGCGGGTATTACAGCACCACTGCTTGCAAGGCGAGTCCGGCCAGGCTATGTGATCGCAGGAGCGCTGGGGCTATCCGTAGTGGGCTATCTGATGTTGACTCAACTCGATCATGCGCCTCATGGGATTGTGCTGGTAACGGCATCGTTTTCTCTGGTTTATCTCGGTCTGGGCACCATTGCCGCACTGGGAACAGATCTGGTGGTGGGGGCTGCACCCGCTGAAAAATCAGGATCGGCCGCAGCCATGTCGGAGACGGTACAGGAGCTTGGGCTGGCTGTAGGTATTGCCACGCTGGGCAGCCTGACGACCAGCCTCTATCGCATCAGGATGACCGATCAAGTCAGCGTCCCAATGGCGCAGGACGTTCAACGCGCAGTATCGGACAGTCTTGCAGGAGCCAAGTCGGTGTTGCAGGAGTTGCCTGCTGGTATGTTGGAGCAGGCGCAAGCCGCTTTCATGGTGGGGTTCAACGTAGCGGCGGCAACCAGCGCCATCAGCATCGCTATCCTGGCTGGACTGGCAGCGATCACATTGCGACATATTGGTGTTGGTGGGGAGCTGACGAAATGA